A stretch of Dyella sp. BiH032 DNA encodes these proteins:
- a CDS encoding (Fe-S)-binding protein: MTFMLDEKPPMRIAALADQCVQCGLCLPVCPTYALDRNEAESPRGRIAIAAALAKDQAEPSAALREHLDHCLGCLSCEKVCPAHVRYGELLVETRALLGPSPQRPSREIALIRAPARWRRWRRVLGRLGFARWKRGFAALLPASAPMRSALALWPATPQPPSSSAPATPETTTDVAAETVAIFPGCIASVEDADAQRAAATLLRAAGYRVVELPAFCCGAMDLHGGATADADRAAEQVRAAWCTAGANHLVTVTPGCVGTLRHALPDVSISDPATLLAPRADRLSFRSLQARVAVHLPCTQSNVTRSDAALLALLGRIPGLEITTLAKPPHCCGAAGTHVLEFPERAARLRDETLRQVATLAPQILLSSNIGCRLHLAAGMEQDGARWPHQHPLVLLAQQLEA; this comes from the coding sequence ATGACGTTCATGCTCGATGAAAAGCCCCCCATGCGCATCGCGGCACTGGCCGACCAGTGCGTGCAGTGCGGCCTGTGCCTGCCCGTCTGCCCCACTTACGCGCTGGACCGCAATGAAGCCGAATCGCCCCGGGGGCGCATCGCCATCGCCGCCGCGTTGGCGAAGGACCAGGCCGAGCCTTCGGCCGCACTGCGCGAGCATCTGGATCACTGCCTGGGTTGCCTGAGCTGCGAAAAGGTATGTCCCGCTCACGTCCGTTATGGTGAGCTGCTGGTCGAGACGCGAGCCTTGCTGGGCCCATCGCCGCAGCGGCCGTCGCGGGAGATCGCGCTGATCCGCGCACCGGCGCGGTGGCGGCGATGGCGCCGTGTCCTGGGCCGGCTCGGATTTGCACGCTGGAAACGCGGGTTCGCGGCGTTGCTGCCAGCTTCCGCCCCGATGCGCAGTGCGCTGGCCTTGTGGCCAGCGACTCCGCAACCGCCCTCCTCCTCCGCACCAGCCACCCCGGAAACCACGACTGACGTCGCCGCGGAGACGGTGGCCATCTTTCCCGGATGCATCGCCAGCGTGGAGGACGCAGACGCGCAACGCGCCGCCGCGACCTTGCTGCGCGCCGCCGGCTACCGCGTCGTCGAACTGCCGGCCTTCTGCTGCGGAGCCATGGATCTGCACGGAGGCGCCACCGCCGACGCGGACCGCGCTGCCGAGCAGGTCCGCGCGGCCTGGTGCACGGCCGGGGCCAACCACCTGGTCACGGTCACGCCGGGCTGCGTCGGCACGCTCCGCCACGCCTTGCCGGACGTGAGCATCAGCGACCCCGCAACCCTCCTTGCGCCACGCGCGGACCGCCTGTCATTCCGTTCTTTGCAGGCTCGCGTCGCCGTTCACCTGCCCTGCACGCAGAGCAACGTGACGCGCAGCGACGCCGCGCTTCTCGCCCTGCTCGGGCGCATTCCCGGCCTTGAGATCACCACGCTCGCCAAACCGCCACACTGCTGCGGCGCGGCCGGCACCCACGTGCTGGAGTTCCCGGAACGCGCGGCACGCCTGCGCGACGAGACCCTGCGGCAGGTCGCCACGTTGGCGCCGCAAATCCTGTTGTCGTCCAATATCGGTTGCCGGCTGCATCTTGCCGCGGGCATGGAACAGGACGGCGCACGCTGGCCGCACCAGCACCCGCTCGTCCTGCTCGCGCAGCAACTGGAAGCCTGA
- the rplM gene encoding 50S ribosomal protein L13, producing MKTFSAKPESVKRDWFVIDATDKTLGRLSTEIARRLRGKHKPEFTPHVDTGDYIVVINAEKVAVTGAKLDDKMYHRFTGYVGNLKTTSLKDMLATHPERVIEIAVKGMLPKNPLGRAMYRKLKVYGGAEHPHTAQQPQALEI from the coding sequence ATGAAAACGTTCAGCGCCAAGCCGGAAAGCGTCAAGCGCGACTGGTTCGTGATCGATGCCACGGACAAGACGCTCGGTCGTCTCTCGACCGAGATCGCCCGTCGCCTGCGCGGCAAGCACAAGCCGGAGTTCACCCCGCACGTCGATACCGGCGACTACATCGTCGTGATCAACGCCGAGAAGGTGGCTGTCACCGGTGCCAAGCTGGACGACAAGATGTACCACCGTTTCACCGGCTACGTCGGCAACCTGAAGACCACCAGTCTGAAGGACATGCTGGCCACCCATCCCGAGCGCGTCATCGAGATCGCCGTGAAGGGCATGCTGCCGAAGAACCCGCTGGGTCGCGCCATGTACCGCAAGCTCAAGGTCTACGGCGGCGCCGAGCATCCGCACACCGCACAGCAGCCGCAGGCGCTGGAAATCTAA
- the rpsI gene encoding 30S ribosomal protein S9, producing MAIQQNYGTGRRKTSAARVFLRKGTGAITVNGKTLDQFFGRETSRMIVRQPLELIEATDKFDVNVTVAGGGITGQAGAIRLGIARALIEYDESLKTQLRKAGFVTRDAREVERKKVGLHKARRATQFSKR from the coding sequence ATGGCGATCCAGCAGAATTACGGCACCGGCCGCCGCAAGACCTCCGCCGCTCGCGTGTTCCTGCGCAAGGGCACCGGCGCGATCACTGTCAATGGCAAGACGCTCGACCAGTTCTTCGGTCGCGAGACCTCGCGCATGATCGTGCGCCAGCCGCTGGAGTTGATCGAGGCGACCGACAAGTTCGACGTGAACGTCACCGTTGCCGGTGGCGGCATCACAGGTCAGGCTGGTGCGATCCGCCTGGGCATCGCCCGTGCGCTGATCGAGTACGACGAAAGCCTGAAGACCCAGCTTCGCAAGGCCGGCTTCGTGACCCGCGATGCCCGTGAGGTCGAGCGTAAGAAGGTCGGTCTGCACAAGGCACGTCGCGCCACGCAGTTCTCGAAGCGCTAA
- the rpiA gene encoding ribose-5-phosphate isomerase RpiA — MSNEKRLAGEAAIRYVEDGSIVGVGTGSTVAFFIDALADLKDRIQGAVSSSEQSTAQLKRLGIPVLDLNATGPLSLYVDGADECDPYKRLIKGGGAALTREKIIAAASDKFVCIIDSSKRVELLGKFPLPIEVIPMARSYVGREIAKRGGNPVWRDGVTTDNGNWVIDVHGWQIADPVALEKDLNQIPGVVTVGLFAQRPADVVLIGDRVM, encoded by the coding sequence ATGAGCAACGAAAAACGCCTGGCGGGCGAAGCCGCCATCCGCTACGTCGAGGACGGCAGCATCGTCGGCGTAGGCACCGGCTCCACTGTGGCGTTCTTCATCGACGCGCTGGCGGACCTGAAGGACCGCATCCAAGGCGCCGTGTCCAGCTCTGAACAGTCGACTGCACAACTCAAGCGCCTGGGCATTCCGGTGCTCGACCTCAACGCGACCGGCCCGCTGTCGCTCTACGTGGATGGCGCGGACGAGTGCGATCCGTACAAGCGCCTGATCAAGGGCGGCGGCGCCGCGCTGACCCGCGAGAAGATCATCGCGGCAGCGAGCGACAAGTTCGTGTGCATCATCGATTCGAGCAAGCGCGTGGAACTGCTCGGCAAGTTTCCGTTGCCGATCGAAGTGATCCCGATGGCGCGCAGCTACGTGGGTCGCGAGATCGCCAAGCGTGGCGGCAACCCTGTGTGGCGCGACGGCGTGACCACCGACAATGGCAATTGGGTGATCGACGTGCACGGCTGGCAGATCGCCGATCCGGTCGCGCTGGAAAAAGACCTCAACCAGATTCCCGGCGTCGTCACCGTGGGCCTGTTCGCGCAACGTCCAGCGGATGTCGTGCTGATCGGCGACCGCGTGATGTGA
- a CDS encoding EVE domain-containing protein, protein MNHWLMKSEPDTFSIDDLKRKGKEAWDGVRNYQARNYMRDGMRKGDKVFFYHSNCTEPGIVGVAEVVTEAYPDPTQFDPKSKYFDPASSRDNPRWMLVEVKFAKKLKRTITLKELQADPALSDMPLVRKGNRLSVMPVSAAEWRHVLSLE, encoded by the coding sequence ATGAATCACTGGCTGATGAAGTCCGAGCCGGACACATTCTCCATCGACGACCTCAAGCGTAAGGGCAAGGAAGCCTGGGATGGCGTGCGCAACTACCAGGCGCGCAATTACATGCGCGACGGCATGCGCAAGGGCGACAAGGTGTTTTTCTACCACTCGAACTGCACCGAGCCCGGAATCGTCGGTGTTGCGGAAGTGGTGACCGAAGCCTATCCGGACCCCACGCAGTTCGACCCCAAGAGCAAGTACTTCGATCCGGCCAGCTCGCGCGACAATCCGCGCTGGATGCTAGTGGAGGTGAAGTTCGCGAAGAAGCTCAAGCGCACGATCACGCTGAAGGAACTGCAAGCCGACCCTGCGCTGTCCGACATGCCGCTCGTGCGCAAGGGCAACCGTCTTTCGGTCATGCCGGTGAGCGCCGCGGAATGGCGGCACGTCCTCTCGCTCGAATGA
- a CDS encoding 5-formyltetrahydrofolate cyclo-ligase, which produces MDATAQRRELRQRLAERRRTLSPPERMAAAQGLRRSLEQLPEYHTDLRVAGYWATNGELPLNLAIPPLATRGQQFMLPVVGEGTRLRFAPWQAGEDVQPNRYGIPEPVAPAELFEPFQLDLVLLPLLAFDRRGHRLGYGGGYYDRSFAFLKDQVRPTEPLLVGIGYAFQELPEIDEAAWDVPLDYIATDQELIDCHAAGQDGEGDARA; this is translated from the coding sequence GTGGACGCCACCGCCCAGCGCCGCGAGCTACGCCAACGGCTGGCCGAACGCCGCCGGACGCTCTCCCCGCCCGAGCGCATGGCCGCCGCCCAGGGGCTGCGCCGCAGCCTCGAGCAGCTGCCCGAATACCACACGGACCTGCGCGTCGCCGGTTACTGGGCGACCAATGGCGAGCTGCCGCTGAACCTCGCGATCCCGCCTCTGGCCACCCGAGGCCAGCAATTCATGCTGCCGGTGGTCGGCGAGGGCACGCGCCTGCGCTTTGCCCCCTGGCAGGCCGGCGAGGACGTACAGCCCAACCGTTACGGCATCCCGGAACCGGTGGCGCCCGCGGAACTGTTCGAGCCCTTCCAGCTCGATCTGGTGCTGCTGCCCCTGCTGGCGTTCGATCGCCGCGGCCACCGCCTTGGCTACGGCGGCGGGTATTACGACCGCAGCTTCGCTTTCCTCAAGGACCAGGTCCGTCCCACTGAGCCCCTATTGGTCGGCATCGGCTACGCCTTTCAGGAGCTGCCGGAGATCGACGAGGCGGCATGGGACGTGCCGCTGGACTACATCGCCACCGACCAGGAACTGATCGACTGCCACGCCGCCGGCCAGGATGGCGAAGGAGACGCGCGCGCATGA
- a CDS encoding cell division protein ZapA → MTTSSEPVALRLIDREFLIACAPEEREGLLESAAYLDRKMRELRANARTPGFDRLAVLAAISITHEFLALRKQHSGQDQSVGDSLAAMRQKLEAALDAQLK, encoded by the coding sequence ATGACCACCTCCAGTGAACCGGTCGCGCTGCGGCTGATCGATCGCGAATTCCTGATCGCCTGCGCCCCGGAAGAACGGGAGGGCTTGCTGGAATCGGCCGCCTACCTCGACCGCAAGATGCGGGAACTGCGCGCCAACGCCCGCACGCCCGGCTTCGACCGCCTGGCTGTCCTGGCAGCCATCAGCATCACCCACGAGTTCCTGGCCTTGCGCAAGCAACACAGCGGGCAGGATCAGAGCGTGGGCGATTCCCTGGCCGCCATGCGACAGAAGCTTGAAGCGGCACTGGACGCGCAACTAAAATAG